The Setaria viridis chromosome 2, Setaria_viridis_v4.0, whole genome shotgun sequence DNA window GTCCCCAGCATGTGGAGACAACAAAGTCCCGGCACAAATGATCTACAATATGACTACAAAGAACAATAAGGCCAAACAAACACTAATGCTTGTCGATGGTAGGCTTTTGCCAGACGCCAGTAAAAAAAAGTGGAGGGGGTGCGTGCAGATGAACACAGTCTCGACATTGCATGCATCGTCCACATGAACCTATGAACAATCATTGGCCACCATTTTGGTGAAAAAAACAGTTAGGCTACGGATCCTGTAATATCCCTCAAAATTGATGAGGGATATTAatttttgcaaaatttaaaATGTAGTAATTAATTTGGGCATTTAAAATTTAGAACATGCTTGCGCGAGTGATttgaattttatttggatctcatGTGTGAGCTTGtattttgaattagattcaaCATACAAACTAATGCTAACTTTAAATAAGAGAACATAACTTGATGCGGCTAACTTTGCACCCAAGCTGTCCACTAGCCCAGCGGCTCGGCCTAATCTCGCACGAGCACACACACAAACCAGCAGCCTGGCCTGGCCACCACCCAGCCCAGCGTGCTCAGCAACCAGGCCACCGGACCTGTTGGGCCGCACGCATGCGCCAGCCCAGCTTGGCCTGCTCTGCTCGCCAGCCCAGCGCACGCGGCCATCTCCCTGTTCCCCTTTCTCCTCCACGCTGCACGCAGACAAACGACGCCGCTCCGCCCAGCTCCGCCAATGCGCGCCACGCGCCCCCTGGCACAGACGCCGAGGATCCCCGCCGTTCCCTCGAAATCTTCAAGCTTCCAAACCCTAGTCTCTTGCTATAAAGCCTCACAGCTCTCCGTCTctcccgagccgccgccgcatctTGTCTGCTCGCTTTATCCCTTGCCTGTTTCTTCCACCGCGAGACTAAatccaccagcagcagccgctctCTCCTCTGTCTTTCCTTTCTTCCACCGCAGCAAATCAACGAGCGCTGCATCTCGTTCCGTCCCTCTCTGCTCCAATCCAAGCAGCAGGCCCAAAGCAGCAAGGAGCACCTGCGCCCTTCAACTCCTCACGCCAGCAGCCGATCAagccttgccttcctccacctgATTTTCTTCTCCGAAGCCACACAGCAACCTGCAGCTCGCCCTCCTGCTCCTCCCTTGTTTGCTCCGAGCAGCGCACCATGAAAACCACCACCAGAACCACCTTTCCAACcaaggccgccgcctccttgcgCCCTGGACCAACGTGGGAGAAAACCCCGAGTTCCAAGCCTCCGCTGCCGTTCGTGGGAAGGAGGACGCATGGGCGACGCACCGTAGCAGGAGCCGCGCCCCTGCTGCCGCGCCGTCCGCTCCGCTTTGCCTTCGCTGACCACAGCTAGCGCCGTGAGCGGAGCAAGAACTGGAGCAGCCCGAGCGTGCTAGGAGGAGGATGACCGGCCGCGAGTTGAAGCCGCCGCTCGGAGCTGCTGCCGCGCCACGCGGACGACGGCATCGAGCTGATGTTGCTGCGATGGCCACGTCGTGCTCGATGGTCAGCTGCTGCTACCTCAAGCCGTCACCGACGACGACCACGTACCAGACGACAACGCCGCGCCACCGTTGTTGACGAAACTCGCCGTCCACACCGTCGGGCACCAGGAGGTCGAGCTGGACCGCGAAGAGAACCAGAGCACAGGGATCTCGTAAGGAAGACGAAGGGATTGTTCGGATAccatggctaaagtttagccccgtcacatcaaatattcaaatactaattagaaggactaaacatgagctaactataaaactaattgcagaaccctggttaattcgcgagacgaatctattatacctaattaatccatcattagcaaatggttactgtagcaccacattatcaaatcatggactaattaggcttaataggtttgtctcacaaattagcctccatctgtgtaattagttttataattagactatgtttaatactcctaattagtatctaaacatctgatatgacagggttaaagtttagccctcctagagccaaacaccccaaaagCCTTAGTTTCCATCTCGATGTGAGGTCTCACGTCCTTCTCCACAACCTTATACGGCAGATtctcgagttttttttttaatttttaaagatatttttagaaaaactCTCCCCAACTTTATTTGCACGTTGTGACCCTTTTGGTCGCGCCGTGGGCCGTGACGCGGCAAAACGTTGGTGTGGCGTGGAAAGCAGCACCAGCGCGGTGCTGACTTGGTGGTGCACTTGACACGCTAGACCGCCTGGTGCGGCAACGCCTCCCATACCGCTGCGCGacgcccttcctcctctcttcgTCCTCTAGGCAGACCTGAGCAGCACCTCCAACTCGCTGCCCGACGCCTCCCCCCCTCCCAAAATCCCCTCCAAATTCGGCGATTTTTGGTGGGGAAATTTGGGGGAATCGATCACCGCATCCTTGGGAAGGTATTTCCCCATTTTTCCCCTTGTTTTACCGTACCATTTGCTAGATTGgtggatgtttaggtgactaaGGTTAGGTTTTAGAATGTTGTTTCGACTTTTTGATGAAATTTAATGTTGTTACGTAGTAGTGGATGCTTAGTTCATACGCAGTAGACTCTTTGCCCACGAttttgacgtgtagaacttgttgcatGCTTAGATGTATCTAGTTATCGATCCATTTGTATAGTGTACATGACATtggtaggtttatttgtgcaatATGTCCAATTGATGTCCAATTAATATGTCTAATATGTTTATTTCGTAATATACTTGCTATAGTTGGTTTGGTAAagtatttatttttttagatagaTTGTTTAGTTCGTATGTTTGATGGTGGGATTGTGAAAAAATGGAGGACAACATAATCACTGGAACTAATAGTTTGCTAAGCATGTGCCTTGTAGGTTTTTATAGGTCCCAAGTATACAAACCGAACCATGGTAAGGTCCAAATCATGATATTTAAACATCCAAGCTATGATATTCTTGATATCCAAgtcatggtattcaagcatctaagctatggtattcaagtgaccaagtTATGGTACcaaggattattctatggtattgaagAATCCAAATGATGGTATCTTTAGTGATTGCATTGGACGAATTGGGAGGAAAAatgcaccatcggatgttccaataCCCTATCTGAAGTGCATCGGAGCAACCACCGGAGCAATTGGTACGCTGCGAAGAAGTCAAGTTAAAGACATACCATCGTATGTTCCGATGGCCCATTTTCTAGTTGCGTCGGATGAATTCTAAAGAGAAGGATTGGAAGACGAAGAGAACTTaatagcaccggatgatccaatGGCAGGTAAAGAGGAGGCATCagacgaagcatatttacttcaGAGAGTTCCAGAAAGGTTTTGATCAGATTTCCTTCAGCACTGGATATTCCGATGGCACCATCGGATGAAGCATAGGAGAAATGATGTCAGAGGGATCCACCGGCTATATGGCATGAGCAGTGGCACCAGATGTTCTGATGCCTATGAAATCaaaccatcggaacatccgatggtaccaAAATTtgctagccgttggagcaacggttCTTTTCAGcccttgggctatttataccccctctacTCGCCCATTTGGAGGGGTTGGAGCGTAAAAGAGTGCattgaagaccaagactcatcaCGAACACATCCATACCACCAAAAGTGCTAAAGTGATTCATCCAAGatttagcacaagcttagaagagtgattagtgttAGGATAGGCCTAAAGAGGAATGAGTGCAAGatgtgcctaccttgtgatcaggttctagagtgaaccacgctgtacaagaggtgtgccaGCGTCCTGGGGCCTTAGTGGCTCGTCGGCATGTCTTTGACCCTCCGGGTTGGTGTGGAGCAGCGTCGACGACTATGTGCGGGGGatgtggagacccccttccttcatggagaagctcatTAGTGGAGAcgacatcaaggtgaccgagggAATTGGCATGAGCCTTAGTGGCTGAGCCTTTATGGCAAATCAAGGGGCgccttgggagagacttggtgaccgggaagcaatactcttgtgtgagtgcttcaacaacgtggactagtggtgacTTAATggctaccgataccacgggataaattcttgtgtcaagagtttgcttccccctCATCCCTTcctttacgtttccgcatttttTACTTATAACTTGTGTGACTTTACTTTCCTAGAGTggtatcttgataggattagttataggttgcaaaacttattttgggataagggtttcacactagatcaatcTTAaaatgcacatctagatagaaatgaTGCAGTTTACTTTCATGCAAAGTAGTGGAAAACGTTTTTGAGTTATCTGTCTCATGGTTTGACAGCAGTGTAGTTCCTAGCGTCCTTGCCGACGAGGACCCCGCCGTCATCGGGGAAGGCGATCCAGGAGGGGATGCAGAGATGGAACATGGACTcggcgtggccgccgcggccgtagCCGGCGACGCAGGAGTTGGTGTTGCTCAGGTCGACGGCCACTGCTGCAAGGAGCCATGCATGCGAAAGCGCTAATGGCGCAATCTATGGGAGCCATTGAATTATCGAATACTAGCATCAACAGAAACAAACGATCCTTGGTTTAGTAGGGAGCAGTGTACAAATTGCGATTTATAGATCGATATATAATTGGGTTAGCCTGCGTGCGCAGCGCAGAGCCGAGTCCATATCCTGTTCGGTTTGCGCTGGTTTTTCTCTATCGACTCGATTCGATGGCCGCGGTGGGGGTTTCAGAGGGTTTAGCCGTTCAGCACACACACATACACTGAAGATAGAGGACGCACGGGATCGGACTGGATCACTGGGCCAACCAATGACCTCTTCTCCCATCCTTCCTATTACTCCTCAGAGCAAGGTCACTAATAGAGCCAATATCTTGTCTATAAGACAACACATGTCATCAACAAATGACAACACATGTCATCAACAAATGATAATGCAGGCAAGGTGCACACAGCAATGGTCGCTTAACTTTTTATCTTCTCAAAACTCTTCTTATAATATTTCTTTATTCAGATTGGCCCACCCAAAAAACAGCTTTGCCACTGCATGCTGTTTAATGCTGTTGTTCTTGGCTTCCGTGTTGAGCTAGTAGTCAGATACAGATTGCGCCAAGCTGTGcacttttttcttctctctcctccatagCAGCATGCTGCCTGGATGGATGAGGTGGTGGGCGATTCAACAATAATTGTTGTACCTGCTCTCAGGAGTGGGCATAATTAACCGAGAACTGAAGATCAAATTGAAATAATCGGAACCCAAATCGAATATGTCGGTTCTGGTTTCCAGTTATCAGTAGCCAAAATaaaagggtgtttggatacgaggtgctaaattttaacagtaacacgttggatgtttggatgctaattaggaggactaaacatgagctaattataaaactaattgcagaaccctgtgctaattcgcgagatgaatctattaagcctaattaatccatcattagcaaatggttactgtagcaccacattatcaaatcatggactaattaggcttaatagattcgtctagcaAATTACACACTCCATCtgcgcaattagttttataattagactatatttaatactcctaattagcatcaaacatccgatgtgacaggtgttaaattttaataggagtatccaaacaccccttaagtTCGGTTATTTCGGTTCTTGATCTCGGGTAACTTAAGTTGGCCCAATATGAAACCAAAATAGTTTTCTGTATCACCCCGTGAAAACTAAGATCACCACCTCGGGAGGGATCTTGTTAGGGATGGTACGGCTAGAGCTACTCTGAGATCGGCATACCACTTAGAACTTCCTCAACCATAGAGACGAAGGAGGGGGAGCAaaaggggttggaaaagattAGAGTTGGAGATAAAAAAGTAAAGATACTATTGATTGATCGATTGGGACTCCTCAAGACTTGCAAAAGGgtgccctttatatttatagggtagGGAGGTCTTGCCCCTCAAGTAAATCCTTTTACAAGTCTTAATCTATTAGGATTCCTCAATTCTACTCCAACTAGGGTCGGACCGGTGAGACTGGCACACCGGCTTCAGGACCCAACCATATCGGCTTGATGCTAAATTTAGCCACCAACATATGCCCCGTACTTATTTTTAAAGCTTTGCATaccagaaaataaaaataagctTAAGGACAATGCTTCTTAGATAATTCACTCATCAACATTCACTCTAAGGGTGATATTTAAAGATATCAGCCATGTTACATTAACATTAAACATCTTGCCACATACTTGAATAATACTTCTTTAAATACCTTCTACTAAGAGCTCTAGGCAGCGGCTGTCCCTGCAAAGTCTCCACCATATAAGAATTTTCAAAAAGCACCTTCATAATCTTGTACGGTCCTtttcaacttgaagaccattTGTCGAACTTGTTGCTCTTTGTTCCTATAGGTAGAATAGTCTTCCAAATCAGATCACCAACCTGAAAAGACTTGAATTTTACCATCTTCTAATAGAGCGCTCAAGCAACTCTGAATTTTATTCTTCTCAATTTTCTTCCAAGCCTCCAATATTGTCGGTTACCTCAACAATACTATCCATCATCAAAGCATGGTAGTCAACAACATTAAGGTCATTTTGCTTAGCCAATCTATATGCGCCTAAATTCTCGTCAACGGGCAAAACGTCCTCTTGATCATAGGCTCAAAGGGAGTAATTTTAGTAGCACGATGTTTAGAAATACGATGAGCCCATAAAACTTCAGACAATACATCATGCCATCTTCTAAAATTctcctctatcttcttcttaatgagctTAATCAAAATCTTGTTGCTAGACTCAACTTGACCATTTTCTTAagcataatatggagatgaaTTGAGCAAGTTAATACCATAAGATTTGACAAACTCCCACAACTCTTTAGATATAACCTCTTTAGATATAAATGAAGTTCCTCGATCCGTGGTCAATATTTGTGAAATGCGAAATCTATATATGTTATGCTCTTTGATAAATTCAATTACCTCCTGATGTGTCATATTGTTGAGGGAATTCCACTTAGTAAAATAATTAGTATTCACTAGCAAAAAAGATATCCCTTTGATGAAGAAGGATGAATTTTTCCAACAAAGTATAATCCCCATCCTTGAAAAGGTCATGGCTTAATAATATGATACATCAACGCTGCAAATACTATCTGAAtatgccaaacttctgacactcTTCACGTCCTTTGTAGTAGTGAAATTAATCGGCTATCATATTAGGTAATAAAAGCAAGCTCGTCTAAGAAGCCACTTCATCTTAGGAGCCGAGTCAACTGATGTGTACCACAGATACCTCCATGAACCTCTCCCAAAAgtacatttcaaaaaaaaacctcTCCCAAAACCCAAACATTTTAAAAGCAAATCCTCAGTGATCCGTTCGTAGTAATACTGGATACCAATGGTAGGTTAAGCATCGCAAAACTCAGGGATCACCCTGGATAATAATACTGCTCGTCTCGAGGGCGCCAAttcatcaaaataaaaaaatacagaGGCATGACCAACGACATTTTACCTACGTACATAGTAGTACAGTTGAATAAAAATAGGTCCATTCATCATAATGAAAAGGGAACATCGGGTTCTTTGCCCTAAACTACTACTCGATCGAGTGTTTTCATGGATTTATTTAGATATTCGTCACGCCAACGCCGTTCCTCGATCAGTCAACAGACATGGCCTCTTCGATCTGCCTCCGCCTTACTGGTCCCGTTAAAAGCATCCTCACTCACTTGGTGTGTCAACGCCGCTGCCGCTTTGGCTTTGCAGCAGCAATGTTTCCAACCTTGCCTTTCTGCTCTTGGGCCTTCTTCTCGAGTTCCTCGATGAGGCGCCCAAGGCATGTCTCTACACCACGGTCGGAGCCTGTGGCCTCATCCATAAGCAGGCACTCGGCAACGTCAGCTGGAATGATCTCCACCACCTGCAGCAGCTCCTCGACCCTTTGAAACAGAGGGTGATCTTCAACGCCAAGGTAGTTGCTGGCTAGCATCTTGAACGCCTCGAAGCAGCAGTAGGACATCTCGATGTGCATGTCCATCCGCCCACGCCGGATGAGCGCCGGATCGAGCTTCTCTGGGAAGTTGGTCGTCAACACGATGATCCGCTCATCACCACTTTGAGCAGACCAGACACCATCACAactagctaattaattagaataTCCATGTGTGTAAACGAGAAAGAATTGGCCTAAGGCATTGGATGATTTGCATATTTAGCCTTGAGAGCTAAGTACACGGAGAAATAAATAAATGCAATTAAGCATGAGATTTTAGTCCTAACGGGATGCATGTATGGAGATCTAAGAGCTAGGATGAACACGGTCAATTGAAATTCTAGTATAGAATTACAGTCGACGTACATGGCAAAAGATGCTGCAGACCATAAGAAAATTAAATAGGAAGGATCAGATCAAGTAGCAAATCATGTACGTGAGTTAACCTGAGTGCAATATAACTTACCCGCCAAAACCTCTATTGTTGGTGTAGAGGGTCTGCCTTCGCTTGCCGAACATGACGTTGCGGCCTTGTCGGCGGACGTGCGGTAGGTACTCGTCCAGGATCAACACCCGGTGCTGCTGGGGGAACTTCAGGCGGAGCTCCTCCAGCCTACCATTTCTGGTGGTTGGCACCGAAAACCACCACAAGGTGACGTCGCGGAAGCGGtcggccaccacctccccctcgTGGAGGCTGACCAAGAAGCTGTCGTCCTTGTCGGTACCCTTGGCGCGGAGGTTGAGCGCGTCCCGCGAGCACGCCGAACTCAGGTACGCCTTGACCTCATTGAAGGCGTCGCTGGCCTTGTCGACGGCCATGGAATCGACGACGATGTCGATGGTGACGAGCATATTCTCGCGGCCTTGTCGACGGACGTGCGGTAGGTACTTGTCGACGATCAGCGCCCGGTGCCGGTGGGGGAACATTAGGCGGAGGCGGCTCTTCTCCGACGCGGTTCTGTTGCGTGGCACCAATAGCCACCACACGGTGACGCCTTGGAAGTGGTCGGTCACCTCCTGCCCCTGGCGGAGGTTGAGCAAGAAACTGCGGCCATCGACGGTGCCATCGGCGCGGAACGCGAGCGCGTCCCGCGAGCACAACTTGGTCAGGTACGCCTTCACCTCCTTGTAGGCGTCGCTGCACTGGCCATATTCGTAAGGCTGGGCAAACATGGAACTGGAAGGCTTCTTGCTGACGATGTCGATAGTGACAAAGGGGTCCAGAAGCGGGACCAGCCGCCTCGCATACCGCCGGAGGTGAAGGTTGAAGTACATATTGGGCAGACCCCGCGGAACGTAGGACGCTAGCAGCGGCGCCCAGAAGAGAAATCCCGCTGAGCGGATGCCGTCGCTCACCCACTGCTTCATCGTTGCCATCATCGTGCCTGCCTCTCTTATCGCTACCGATATCTGTTACACAAAGAAAGAGGCACGAGATGATCTCGAATGAAGATGAACGCGCGCGCGATAATCACAGGGTACGTGGAGGGAAGGGACTGGAGGTGCTCCATCGGCAAGCTCACCTTGGCAACGATCGAAGATTGAGATTGGTGCCGGCCTTCTCGGATCACAGGCCTTGTTTGATCTCGTCGGCGTGAGAAAGAGGAAGGATCGGAGATGCAAACGGGGGCTTCTTGGATTGTTGGGGAAGGGAGGCGGCGATGGAGCTGCTGCTTTTAACAGCGGAAATAAAGGTGAGCGTGCTAGGGATCAGTGGCGGAGCTCGAGACACTGGGTCTAAAAATTAATGAACAGTAGGCTTTTTAGGTTAAGCAATGAACAGTAGTTTAATTACTGTTCATACGAGTGGAGATTATCGTTTTGCAGGGTGGCCATGGCCCCCTTAATTTGAAACGAGCGTCTGGCTCGTACGGCGCTGCAGGAAGCTTCGCGTGCGCATCCGGGAAGGAGCGAGGCGGGACGGATCGGAGGCACGCGCGTGGTGGCAATGACGACTCGCTGGACGCTGCCCGGCTAGTTGCAGGAAAGAGGCCGGCGTCGTCGCAGGCAGCTAGCTAGTTGGAGTGGAGAGCGGCTGCTCGGGGACGGGAAGCTTCGTCGTGGTTCATCCAGGGGGCAATGATCCCCATTAGGTCCCAATCAGTTTTGTATCGTTGCTGGTTGTTTCATGTACGCACTGAAATCATATGTAAATCATATGTGCAACTGATACCGAAAGGAACCTCGACCCGAAACGCTTGGCCCCCGCGTCGCCTAGGGCGACTCGGACGGGCGCTGGACCCTAGCGCCACCCCCCTACTCCTCTCTGACTCGCCGCCGGCGGAAGCCCATCCGGCCGCGATGAGGGTGGCAGCGGGAGTGAGCATCTCCTCCTCCACGAAACTCCTCCCCTCTCCTTCCCCATCCTGCCCACCCTCATCTCATGCTTCGGTGGCTACCGGCAGGCAGTAGTCCACGCCCCTGGGCTGGGAAGGCCCAGATCTGGCACCAGCAAACACGGATCCGGCGCCGCCCAGGCCGCTGGGGCCTTCCCTAGCAGATCCATGGGAGGGTGCTAGTTGCCGAAATTTGCGGCGCCCCGCGACGGCGGCCAAAGGTTGCGACAGCCCACGGCTGCGATGGCCCGTCGTTGCGACGGCCTGTAGAGGCGGCCCGCGAGCTAGGTGGtctgcggcagcggcgcggaTTGACTTGCTGCAGCCGCACGTGGGCGTGGTGGCCCGCGGCATCATCCGCAGCACACTACCGGAAACCGTATGTTTGCAGAGTGTTTTTAAGTTTGCCAAGTGCATTCCCTCGGCCACTCgacaaacaagctctttgccgagttccgcgctaaaaacactcggcaaacttgcttgtttgccgagtgtttttttttttgcactcggcaaacaagcaagtttgccgagtgtttgttttgacactcggcaaataaatatttttttcctcttctgcccttgaaactttttctactctccacataCAATAAGTGGTACTTCATGTTAAAATTTAGTAATgtttttgctatatttaattaattaattgcatttcaagaattttttttggtataagtcaaatttgaaccgcaagtgattcaaataatagaaGAAAATGAGtacaaaaattatattcatgttattgagtctAGTGTGAGGCCTTACCtgggaaatgaaaaaaattccGAACATGTCGTTCAGggaacacgaccatgaacgtgtggccgaatgatttttaaattcttaaaaaagcaaacgaagtatgaaaatcatgagatttgtcatgatatgatgatatcatacatggaggctataataaaaaattgaaaaggTTTCGTACAAtttgtcacgtacgatgtttataAACAGAAACATCTCAAAAGAAGAATCGTAGCGTTAAGAAGGATTCAGTAAGATTTAGAGTCAAACTGACGGTCGAATTGTGGTTTGaatacaaaactttttgtataggcaatagacaacgtagattgtttcatgtgaaattttagtatttttttggaacctttggataattttattttattaagtgaaattatagaattttaattgatataaattgaatttaaGCAATAACTACATAAAATAATAGAATATTATTCTTATAAAAATCAAATATATACTATTGAGTGAATTTAACAAGATATTTTTAAAGTGCACCGGAATAAATTTAGAAGAACACGTTATGGAAAAGAAtaaagggaaggagaagaagaaaaatgaaaaaaaaaaagtttgccgagtgccccagatctgtcactcggcaaagcctcaTCTTTACCGAGTGCCACATCGGGACACTTGGCAAACTTAATTTCCATATAAGCCAAGTCATGCCGGCCACCTCCCCTCCCACCCTCTCCCTCATCCCCCCGgaccgcctccctccctccgtctcccggtcgccgccccctccccttggAGAGAACTAGTGAACAGTTGCACAGGTCCTTTGGGTCCACTTGTCAAAGAGAGAGGGCTCGCAAACCAAGAGTCGACCTTGCAGCCTCCCAGTCGGCTGGTGTAACAGTAGAGGGGAATTGCATGTTCTGAGTAAGTCCCGGGAACCGAGGCGGGAACCGATATGAGGTTGCAGCATGGCCCAAGCGAAAACAAAGGCCGCATCTGATGGGCCTTGAACAATCAGCCCGAGAATGCCACGAGGAAAAGCATCTTGAACAAGAATTCCAGCCCAAGAAACTGCCAAGAGGCAACATTGCCAACCGAGAGGAGAGACCATTGTTGCCTTCATTAAGACTTGCGGCGGGCACAGTTGGCAGTTCCAAATTAAGGGCTAAGTTAATGCTTGGCGGCAAATTTGAATTTGCAGTTACAGAGCCCAAGGTCAGAGAGTTCTTCTACGAAGGGGATCTATCAACCCACTGCCGCCCAAGACGATTGAAAACCAAGATCTGATTATTGAACTTTCTTGAGAAAGGCTGAGAATCACCAATTGGAGTGGTATTAGCCCCAGTTAAAGAGGGAGAACGCGGCCACGCGGGCGAGAAGAAGCAGAAGCGTTAATCCTGTTCTTCTTAGATGCAACATGAATCCACGGGAAGAGAGTTCCCTGGGCAGAAGCCAAGATCGACTGGGCAAAAAGAAGACC harbors:
- the LOC117845823 gene encoding AAA-ATPase At3g28580 → MMATMKQWVSDGIRSAGFLFWAPLLASYVPRGLPNMYFNLHLRRYARRLVPLLDPFVTIDIVSKKPSSSMFAQPYEYGQCSDAYKEVKAYLTKLCSRDALAFRADGTVDGRSFLLNLRQGQEVTDHFQGVTVWWLLVPRNRTASEKSRLRLMFPHRHRALIVDKYLPHVRRQGRENMLVTIDIVVDSMAVDKASDAFNEVKAYLSSACSRDALNLRAKGTDKDDSFLVSLHEGEVVADRFRDVTLWWFSVPTTRNGRLEELRLKFPQQHRVLILDEYLPHVRRQGRNVMFGKRRQTLYTNNRGFGGGDERIIVLTTNFPEKLDPALIRRGRMDMHIEMSYCCFEAFKMLASNYLGVEDHPLFQRVEELLQVVEIIPADVAECLLMDEATGSDRGVETCLGRLIEELEKKAQEQKGKVGNIAAAKPKRQRR